Genomic segment of Candidatus Poribacteria bacterium:
TCTCCACAACATGGGGCGAAGTTAAAAGCAGTTATTAGTCTTCATTCCTATGTAGACTAATACCATCAAATCAATTCGCATTGCGGGGTGAGGTTCCCAAACCTCACTCCCCCCGCACTGCACTACCTGTCTTCATAGGGTGAAGCGTTTTTTGCCTCACCCCATCCCGATAAGTTCTACGGTGAGGTTATTTTCGGCGCGTAAGTAGCCGTTTAAAGCCCTGCCACCCTGTTGCCTCGTCCGAATAGACGGCAACAAAACCCGTTCCTTTCGTATAGCAAGTTTCGGCTTGCAAACTACGGAAAAAAACAGAGGAGGTATCTTATGAAAATACGTCTTTTGCTCTCAACGGTCATCTTGAGTCTACTTTTTTCCTTCCACGCCACCGGAAACATCGTGTTTTACGCCGATTTTGAGCCCGGTTCTAAGGAGGCAAAACCGAATGCCGGTGTGAACGATGTCAAGAAATACAAACCGGAAAACGCCGGAACTATCTGGGCTGAGGGAGATTTCAACGGCGGTAAACTCGGCGGTAAAAAATCGATGACACAAACCGCCGAGGGATGTGGCATCTCCGGCAATACACCGCTCCCCGATGTCGACGATTTCACCGACGGTATTATTCAAGTCGTCTTCTCTTTCGGTGATGATGACAGTTTCGGTGTTCAATTCCGCAGAAAAGGCGACGATAAAGGCTATCTCGTTGTCTTTGGCTATAATGAGACATCCAAAGTTATCCTCGGTGATCTCGCAGATGGGTGCTGCCCCTCCGGACAGTGCCTCAGTGATTGCGGTTGTGAAAACGGTGGGAAAGAAATACTCGGTGTGGACCACGGCTTAGGGGGAGGACTCACGCAGGACAACTCCGTTCCCTATTTTGGACGAGTTGAAGTCAAAGGCGGCAACGTTAAGGTTTGGTATATGGAACTTGCGGAAGTCAAAGACCTGTTCGCAGATTCCAGTACGCTCGGTGATCCTGTCCTTGAATCTGACAAAGCCACGTACAAAAGTGCCGGTGCCGTCGGAGTCTGGCACGAAAGTTGGGGTAATGGCAGAATCGACAGTATCCTCGTCACAAGTGGTGCCGGATTTGATGTTGATGTCAAAGACAAACTCACAACGACGTGGAGTGAGATCAAAATCGCTTACTAATCAGACGTGGGTTTGATAGAAGAAACAGAGGATTCTGTAGTAGAAAAAGGACTTCTTGTGGTATAATGAGGCAATTAAAACCTTTCGCAACCCTTATAACCGTAATGTGAGGTCCGCGTGCCTCACACGCCTCATTATCACGCAAGGAGTTTATCTATGAAAGTCACAAACGTTGAACGTGTCCTTGTAGATGTCCCCTTTACCCCGCGTCAACAGCAGATTACCACGCAGAGTGTCTCAACCGTTTACAACTGGTCGCTTCTGGAATTGTGCAAGGTCACAACCGATACCGGACACGTTGGTTGGGGCGAGACCGTCGTCCACTACACCTATTCCCGTGTCAGCGATGCGAGTGTTGAACGCGTCATTGGGCAAAGTCCGGCCCAATTGATGAACGACGATTCACTCGGTGCTGGTTTACAGATGGCGCTCTTCGATGTCGTCGGCAAGATTTTGGAGGTACCCGTCTACCGACTCCTCAGCAACCAGTGCCGAGACGCTGTCCCGATTTCGTGGTGGAGTATCGATGCCTCTCCAGAAAACTGGGCGGCGGAAGCCGCGGATGCTGTGAAAAACGGCTATACCAGCTTCAAGAACAAACCGCGTCCGTGGTGGGATATCGGGGCGCAGGTAGCAGCGGTCGCAGAAGTCGTGCCAGCGGATTTCAAACTCGACCTTGATCCAAACGGTTCTTGGCGCGATGCAGAAACCGCTATCCCTATCCTACAAAAACTTGCCACACACCCAAACGTAGCAATGTTTGAGACCCCCATTCCACAAGGCGATGTTGAGGGAAACAAGCAAATCCGCCAAGACGTTGGTTGTCAGATTGCGATGCATTTTGGATCACCACCCTATACGACTTGTGTATCTGAGGATGTATGTAATGGATTTGTCATCGGTGGTGGTAAGTCGCAAGTGATGCGTGAAGGACAACTCAGTGCGGCAGCGGATATGCCGTTTTGGCTCCAAATTGTTGGAAACGGATTGACGACCACTTGGGCAGGCCATCTCGGCAGCGTGCTTACGCATGCGACATGGCCCGCAATCACCTGTATTAACCTTTACAGCGACCATCTACTCACACAACCGATACAGGTCTCGGACGGATGCCACAAGGTCCCTGATGCCCCCGGATTAGGCGTTGAAGTCAACGAAGATGCGGTCGAACGGTTCCGTGTGCCTGTTGAAAAATTAGACGCTGACGGCTACACGATCCACCCTGTGCCGCGTATCATCAAAACGGCTGTCTATCCTGATGGCAGCTGCATCCACATGGCAGGCGACGGCTTGAGTTATTTCAATGCCGGTAATGGCGAGGCACAAGTCGAAGGTGCGCGTTTGGAGTTAATCTTCGACGACCGCTCTGACGAATGGGCAGACCTCTTTGAAAAAGCAAGAGAAGCCCCGGTCCACGGGAAGTGGTAGAACCTTCACGGATATTTTCTCTGTTCTGGCTCTCAGGTCCGGTAGGTGCGGTTCCCCAACCGCATCTACCGAAAATCTGAACTGTGATTGATGGGATTCCCGTGATTAGAGTTGCGATCAAAGGAATTGCACATGGCATCAAAAAAATTAAAGCAAAAAATTTATGATTCGCTTAAATCTGGGTACTTCAGTGAAGCAACAGATCTTGTTGATGTCTCTGACGGTTTTGACGACCTTGTCCATGTTGTTATTGTCAGTCGAAAATTTGATGGAAAACTCGCGCGCGAGAGGCATAATCTGATCTGGTCGGAGTTGACTAAGCAGCTTTCAAACGAAGAATGGGGACACGTATCTCTATCTGTCGGTGCAAGCCCAGAAGACGTTAAGACCTTATAGCAAACCCACATCTGTCTAAACCGGGGCAATGAATAATAGTCGCTGTGAACCTTGAAAAATTAAGGTCTATACCTAACGCTTTTGACAGAGGCAAGACAACATTGACTTCTCCCCAGCAACAGCGCGCCCTCACATGGCGTGTCTTGGTCATCTTTGCTATTACCGCACCGATTAACTGCTACTTCCTTATCCAGATGGAAGTCGTACGCTATACCTTTCCGACATGGGTCGTCCCGCTCTCCAATGTCATCTTCATCCTCACCGCAGTTATGGTGATTAACGCGATCATCCGCCTTTTAAAAAGCGATTTTGCCCTCGGACAAGGCGAACTCTTACTCCTCTATGTGACACTCAGTTTCGCCACAACGCTCGCTGGCTGCGATGTCCTGCAAGCGATTCTCTCTGTACTCGGACACAGTTTCTGGTTCGCAACGGAAGAAAACGAATGGCGCACCCTATTTTGGCACCACCTCCCACAATGGCTCACGGTTTCAGATAGAGACGCACTCCGCGGCTATTACCAAGGAGAATCAAGCCTATATCGTCCGCTACATCTACAGGTTTGGCTGCCAGTAGTGGGTGCTTGGTTATTACTGTTTGCAGTGATAGCGTTCATCTTCCTCTGCCTCAACACCATCCTCCGTCGGCAGTGGGCACAGCGCGAACGCCTCACCTTCCCGATTATTCAGCTCTCTTTAGCAATGACAAACCCGACTTCCGCGTTCTTCAGAAATAAACGGATGTGGATCGGCTTCGCTATTGCTGCCGGTATCAGTCTATTCAACGGGTTAAGCCATCTCTATCCGGTCCTTCCGCATATCCCTGTGACGCGCCGTTTCTTCAGATTCCACGAACCACCTTTCAGTTACTACGGCACCATCATCACCGCTTTTTACCCGTTTGCGATCGGCATCATGTTCCTAATGCCGTTGGATGTCCTTTTTTCCACAACTTTCTTCTATTTCCTCTACCGAAACGAAGTTGCTTTAGCGCAAGCGGTCGGGTGGAATGCTATTCCACGCTTCCCTTACCTTAACGAACAGACGATCGGTGCTTTTGTGGGACTCTGTTTTTTCTTTGGTTGGACCGGCAAACGGCATTTCACAACCGTCCTGAAAAGCGTGCTGCCGTCTCGCGGACGAGAACCACCAGCACAACAACAGCACGATGAACCGATGCCGTACCGGATGGCTGTATGGGGCTTTGTACTCGGTATCCTACTCTTCGCGTTTCTCCTCTACAAAGCAGGCATGGCACCTTGGCTCGCGCTCACTTTTGCTGTGTTATTTCTCATAACGCCGCTGGTGACTACACGCATCCGAGCGGAGTCCGGTATCTTTGTCCACGCCTATCACTGGCAAGCACCCCGATACATCTTAAACACAATTCTGGGGACGCATCGTCTCGGCGCACAGAACCTCACTGCGCTCTCAGTCTGCTTTTTCAACCGAGACTACCGTCCACAACAGATGCCACATCAATTGGAAGCGTTTAAAATCGCCGAGATGGCCAATATTAACCAACGCCGGATGCTCCTGACCATCGTCATCGCCACCATTTTCGGTGGGCTTGTCGCCTTCTGGGTACAACTCCATCTCTATTACCAGTTCGGTGCCGATTCCGGCTACTATGGACCATGGGCACTCGGCTACGGTAGAGAATACTTCGGACGGTTGACTAACTGGATCACGTATCCCCTTGACACAGACTGGCTCGGTGTAATATTCATCGGGATCGGTTTCTCGGTGATGATGGTGCTGACTTACCTGCGGGTGAAATTCTTCTGGCTCCCGTTGCATCCGCTCGGCTATGTCATGGCGAGCAACCAAGAGATGTCCGACCTCTGGATTCCGTTGCTCATCGCATTGACATTAAAATGGCTCATTCTCCGGCACGGCGGGATTCAAAGCTATCGGCGCGTTATCCCATTCTTCTTAGGATTAGTCCTCGGCGATTACCTGATGGGCAGTACGTGGAGCCTCCTAAACGTCCTCCTGAACACCACGATGTATCAGTTCTACCCATAGTCGTCATCCCTGTAGCATAGCCTGTTAGGCTGTGCATCGTAGCATAACGTATTAGTTAGTAGTCGTTGGTTTCCAGCAGCCAGCCGTCAGTTAACTTCTTTAACTGACAACTGACAACCGATAACTGATAACCGATCAAAGATCAAAGATAACCTGTGCAAACCAACTGCCATCACCCTTTTCAACAACCTCTAACTGATGATACGTGACGCTCTTGATTTCTGTATAAACCGCGTGTTTATCAAAATTTACCGATTCACCGTGGACCGTTGCCGACATCTCCGTCTCGCTACACTGCTGGATTTCTGCGCGCTTAAAGAAGATTTCCTCCGTCTCATGCCGAAAGATGAGCTCATCGAGCCACGCCACAAACAGGTCTTCCACAGACTCAGCCGTGAGGTGAATCTCAATCGATTCTGTCTCATCAATTGTATCCACAACCGCTATCGTCTCAAACAGCCCTTGCGCCGCATGTGTCAAAAGTTCGGATAGACTCTTACCGCGAACCACCATCCCCATATCCGCCGTATGCTCAAGGTATTCATAAGGTTTCATACCATCTCCATCATCACCAATATTTCTTTTCACCCGCAACATCATACCTCGAAAACCTGATTCTGTCAATTTTTGAAATAGGTATATCTTCCTCAGCCCAGGCCGGTAGGTTCGGTTTCCTAACCGAACCGAATCATATCTGTAGGAGGGGTTTATAATCCCGATTTCTGCTGTTAAAACATCGGCAATTTTCACTTGACTTTACATCCGTTATATGCTATTTTATTCTATTAGATAACGTGAGTTTGAAAATAAAGATTGAAACTCCCGTAGGTTGGGTTGAGCGGTAAAAGACCAAAAACCCACCCGTTGATACAGAAGTAGTCGATTTTCAACGACCCGTTTTTGTAGATACAAATAGCGAAACCCAACACTCGAAACGCTGTGGATGCGAGAGTGCATTGGGTTTCACTCGATTTTTGGTGATTTCAGGTTTCTTGATGAACTCAAAAGTCATCTGCTCTATGCAATTTTTAGTAGATCTCCGTTCAACCCAACCTACAAAATTCAAAATCTTTTATCAAACTCACGTTATCCGAGTCCTATGAGATACATTGTGATAAGGAACGTCTCGGTTACCCGACACAAAAGCCTCGCGAACTCTACGAACGCTTGATAACAGCGTCCAGTAACGAAGGGGACATCGTTCTCGATCCGTTCTGTGGGTGCGGCACGACGATTGATGCCGCGCATACCCTCAAACGCCAATGGATGGGCATTGACATCACAATCCTCGCACTCGATCCGATGCGGCAACGCTTAGCAGACCGACACGGCTTGGAACCCTCAATAGATTACCAAATCGAAGGCTATCCGACGAACATGCAGGAAGTCCGCAGACTTTTGAAAGAAGGAGACAAACGTAAATACCACGACTTCTCCAATTGGGCTGTGACACGGCTCGGACTGAGACCGACGAAAGATGTCGGCGATGGCGGACTCGACGGTGTCGGACATGTGACATTATGGAATCCGCAGCAGATGAAAGAGACAAACGCACGTATCCTCGCTGAAGTCAAAACCGGCAAACCCACCATTACGCAAGTGCGCGCCTTCTGCCACGTGATGGATCAGCACAATGCAGAAGTCGGTATCTTTATCACCATCGAACCCGTTAGTGCGAAAATGCAGCAGGAGGCGCAGAATATGGGGAGTTTCGAGCACAATCAGAAGAACTACCCACGCCTCCAATTCTGGCAACTCGACGACGTATATTTCGAGAATCCAGACATTATCAACACCCTCGTTCGCTTACCGGATGCGTGGCGAATCCGTCCCACCCAAAAATCGGAACGACATTTCGATAACCGACAGATGCAACTCCTCCGCTGAAAAATTCACACTATCCAATCTCCTAAGATTCCGAAAAAATGTAAAGAAATTTGCAATGCCCATCTAAATATGTTATACTTAATAAATATATATTATATCTTTTATGTGTATGTGTGTTTGGAAAACGTCTATCCCGCATCTTTCTAACAACCCAAACAGTCTTCTAAACCAAATGTTACACTTTCCAACAAATTATTTTTTTTTACAAAAGAGATCCAAAGAAAAAATACCCGTAAACCCTTACTACCACTGGGTTTAGCACGATAAACTATTTATACCAAATGTTACACTGGTGTAACATTTTAAGGACTTTTTGGGACTATAAACATTTTACACCAATCCTATCTCCGATTTCTGAATCTTGTCCCTGCATTTAAAACCCATTTTCCATGCGCAATTAACCACTAATAGTTGATTGCCCGCTACAATCCCAGAGCCACTCAATTACAGGTTTTTGGTGTTTAGTGTTGTCCTTTCCGCAAGTGTTAACACTTCATGTATGTTATGTTTTAAAACAATTCGCAGAAATTTTCGCAGCCTATCGCAGCATTTCGCACCAGATCCCGCAAAAAAGATGTCCGATCCAATAATTTCTTAAAATTGAATGGCTCTGGCTACAAACTACATATCCGTTGACAGAAAACAATTTTTAGGGTAAGTTGCAGTTCGGTATTTCCTACCAAAATCTATAAGAACCTGATAAAATCTAAAGTTATGCTGATTTTAACTTAACAAACATACTTATTTTGTGGTATAATTATAGATGGAAATTATGACAGTTTTTTGTGCGAAACTCTACGGACGACGTTCTCATAAGTCTAAGAAAATGGCAGAAGAAATAGAGAATATCGTCAACGAAGAAAAACAGCAAATGGAGCTACAAGGTGGCACTCCGAACTCAGAAGATAGAACTGAATCCGAATAATAAGCAATCCACGTTGATGTCAAAGCATGCCGGCTATGCCCGTGTTGCTTTCAATTTTGGCTTATCGTCGTTCAAAGCCGGACTGGATAACGACGAATGGCGAAGTCATATTGAGATAAAACGTGAGTTCAACGCCGTCAAATACGATAAACTTGATTGGTGTAAAGAGCTGTCGCAGAATGCGTCCAAGAATGCGATACACAACCTTGGAGACGCTGTAACACGTTGGAAGAAAGGACAAAACAGATTCCCCGTCTATAAGAACCGATCTGGTAAATACTCCTACCAAGCAGACAATGGCGAAGGCACTGTTGACGTCTATAAAAAGCGTACCCATCTCCCTAAAATCGGTTGGGTTCGCATGCGCGAAGAACTCCGGTATTCTGGTGAAATCACAAAAGTTGTCATTTCAAAACACAACCATAAGTGGTTTGCCTCGATTACTGTGAGACGGATTGATTCTGACAACTACAAACACCAACCTGCTCTGTTTGACGACAGAGAGCCTATCGGTATTGACGTAGGTATCAACACATTAGCAACCTGTTCTAATGGCGATACCTATGACAATCCACGTCCACTGAAGCGATATGAACGGAAGTTGGCACGCGAACAACGCAAGTTTTCACGCAAGCAGAAAGGCAGTCAGAATAGGTCT
This window contains:
- a CDS encoding mandelate racemase/muconate lactonizing enzyme family protein — its product is MKVTNVERVLVDVPFTPRQQQITTQSVSTVYNWSLLELCKVTTDTGHVGWGETVVHYTYSRVSDASVERVIGQSPAQLMNDDSLGAGLQMALFDVVGKILEVPVYRLLSNQCRDAVPISWWSIDASPENWAAEAADAVKNGYTSFKNKPRPWWDIGAQVAAVAEVVPADFKLDLDPNGSWRDAETAIPILQKLATHPNVAMFETPIPQGDVEGNKQIRQDVGCQIAMHFGSPPYTTCVSEDVCNGFVIGGGKSQVMREGQLSAAADMPFWLQIVGNGLTTTWAGHLGSVLTHATWPAITCINLYSDHLLTQPIQVSDGCHKVPDAPGLGVEVNEDAVERFRVPVEKLDADGYTIHPVPRIIKTAVYPDGSCIHMAGDGLSYFNAGNGEAQVEGARLELIFDDRSDEWADLFEKAREAPVHGKW
- a CDS encoding archease, which gives rise to MKRNIGDDGDGMKPYEYLEHTADMGMVVRGKSLSELLTHAAQGLFETIAVVDTIDETESIEIHLTAESVEDLFVAWLDELIFRHETEEIFFKRAEIQQCSETEMSATVHGESVNFDKHAVYTEIKSVTYHQLEVVEKGDGSWFAQVIFDL
- a CDS encoding DNA methyltransferase; translation: MHCDKERLGYPTQKPRELYERLITASSNEGDIVLDPFCGCGTTIDAAHTLKRQWMGIDITILALDPMRQRLADRHGLEPSIDYQIEGYPTNMQEVRRLLKEGDKRKYHDFSNWAVTRLGLRPTKDVGDGGLDGVGHVTLWNPQQMKETNARILAEVKTGKPTITQVRAFCHVMDQHNAEVGIFITIEPVSAKMQQEAQNMGSFEHNQKNYPRLQFWQLDDVYFENPDIINTLVRLPDAWRIRPTQKSERHFDNRQMQLLR
- a CDS encoding transposase, whose product is MALRTQKIELNPNNKQSTLMSKHAGYARVAFNFGLSSFKAGLDNDEWRSHIEIKREFNAVKYDKLDWCKELSQNASKNAIHNLGDAVTRWKKGQNRFPVYKNRSGKYSYQADNGEGTVDVYKKRTHLPKIGWVRMREELRYSGEITKVVISKHNHKWFASITVRRIDSDNYKHQPALFDDREPIGIDVGINTLATCSNGDTYDNPRPLKRYERKLAREQRKFSRKQKGSQNRSKQKKRVTAVHARVANIRSDAHHQATIRIVRKASAIRIETLNISGLLKNRNIAKALSDSALGGFLTKLKYKANRRGIPIDEADPFFASSKTCSNCGHKKTDLTLSDRTYHCTECGFEADRDLNAAYNLCPA